tttagcaaaGAGATTATCATTAAAACATAGGCAAACAAAACAGTACAGCATGAAGCCATAGGGAAGGCGGGAACACCTCCTTCAACCAAACAGCCAGGagaaaggaaaacaaacaGACTAGAGAAAAAACAAGCAAAGAAGCTCAGTTAAACGACCAGCCACTAGGACGCCACCAAAGGATGCACGTCAGCCTCTAACCAACAACAACCTACGATCTTGGAGGACAAGGTAATCCATCCGCCTACAGATCAAAAACCAGGGATGATGGGGGTCTGTGAATCCAGACTTCCTCGCGCATCCCCCTCCTAGCATTTGCCGCAATTGAATCATCTAAACCATTTAACCGATGAGGGATCCACCGCCAATTACAGAAGTTGAACTGGTTACAACGATTTCTAATAGCAAAAAGGATAGGATAAATAGACCACACACTCCTGCCAATTCCGCCATTGACATTTTGAACCAGCTCCTTCGAGTCTGTCTCAATGATGATGCAAGTGGCACCCAAATCAGCAGCCAAAGAAATTCCTTTTAACGCAGAATGAGCCTCCGCCTCAAGCACAGAGGCCGTCAGTCTAAACCCTTCATAACCTCCCAAAAAATTGCCATCTTCATATCGAACCACACCACCCAAACCAGATTTCACGGAGACTTTATCCCAACTTGCATCAACGTTAACCTTGCACCATCTATGGGGAGGCAGAGACCGAGTATCCTCAGATGTTACACTAGAGGGAGCACGCACCATCAGCGGAGTAGTCACAGGGCTTGACGCAAAGTGGAATTCCCCAAGCATTTGTCTAATTCTCACTAGAGATTGATTTGGGCGTACAGGCTTACCTTCAAAAACTGCATCACACCAGCTGCACCAGATAATCCAACATGTATATGCAATCAAAGCAAGAATCCCCAATCCTTTCTTgcttattttgattttgattcccCAAAACACTGAGTAGCCACTCTACCATACAGGCTATGCTTTGACGGTCAACTCTGTAATTTAATGGgccaccaaaccaaacataTTGCACCCAGTCACACAATAAGAACAAATGCTCCTTTGATTCCGGCCACTCAGGACACAAAGGGCATAAAGGGCTGGCTCCCAAGTGTCTCCTAAATAAGCCCTCCAAAGTCGGCAAACAGCCTCTAACCATCCTCCATAGAAAATTCTTGAGTTTGGGAATCAGGTTGGACTTCCATATAATCTTCCATAGCTCTGGAAAATTTCCCCTTGAGCCAAATGGCCGGTCATGATGTTGGGAGGGTGGAGCATCCCTCATAATATTATATCAAGATCGAAGCTTGTGGAGCCAATTTAGGTTGTTATCTTCTTTGACCACCTTTATGTGTATGTTTTTGAGAAAGGGTAAGAAGGGTTCCCATAAAAGTTCTGTCTCTTCATCACATATCACATCCTTCAACTGCTCAAGGTCCAAAACTGATGCAGGAAGATC
Above is a genomic segment from Prunus dulcis chromosome 7, ALMONDv2, whole genome shotgun sequence containing:
- the LOC117636186 gene encoding uncharacterized protein LOC117636186; this translates as MLGEFHFASSPVTTPLMVRAPSSVTSEDTRSLPPHRWCKVNVDASWDKVSVKSGLGGVVRYEDGNFLGGYEGFRLTASVLEAEAHSALKGISLAADLGATCIIIETDSKELVQNVNGGIGRSVWSIYPILFAIRNRCNQFNFCNWRWIPHRLNGLDDSIAANARRGMREEVWIHRPPSSLVFDL